The genomic window ttactCAAACGGAagtgagaaggagaagagacgGAGGATTTCgacggagaagaaagaagaccGTCAAGGCGAAGACCGGAGAAGTGAGGCCCCGATGCCTTCTCCATGACATAGTCAATCGCCGTTGAATCTTCTGGCATTGAGTTTCTCGGCGAAGGTAAAGGAGAGTGAAAATTGCGATttaaggagaaaaaaaaggaatcgGAAGTGATCAGTGACGACGATTTCTGCACAATTCAGCAACCCACTtgtcctctctctctctcgctcccTCCgtcttttttaaaatgttttttttgggagaaGAAACTCGAACGAATTAAATACtccttaaattaaaataatattttctgtttcaaaataaaaataagatcatgacaaaaaaaaatattaaaagtagatttatatcaatcaaaaccgctaaatctaaatccaaaatttcaaCATTTATTGTCTGCTTAATTTCTATggacaattttgtttttaataaaatttacgatgacaaaaaaaaagtattaacaGAAACTATCCAAGTCTTATTTAGATTagaaatgttttatttaataaataaaaatgtttatttgatGTGCTGAAGCtgaaatgttattttttatatacgaCGCTAAAATTGTGTACAATGgaatgaaacaaattaataatgttttttatatagataaagaaaataacaaactaattcaaattaataatgttgatgacaattaaaaaaaatgattggtCATATGAGaaagtataaaaaaagaatattccaACTCAACCAATCAAGTGGAGTAGCGGTtgagaaaacatgaaaaacaagatatatatagaaaattagatCAGAAATGCAAATATCCgaactatataaaatacaacAACAAGTACGAATTAataattccaaaaatatttattctctCCCCACCAAATATATTCGATACATTACAAAAAAGCCCTAAACAATTATTAGTAAGCCCAAATAAGACCAATAACCAACGATCCAACAACGAACATGTATCCAGTGGAAGCACGTAACCCATGACCTGAACTAGATCCAGAACCCGACCCTGAATCCGAACCCGAACCTGAACCTGAAGGAGAGGAAGCGGATTTGGAGTCAGAAGAGACAACGTTGACTTTAATCTTCATGCCTTGTTCGCAATGCCCAACGGTTCCACAAGCGAAGTAACGAGTACCGGTTTTAGAAAGCTTAACGACGTCGTTTCCAGAGCTTAAGGAATTAACTGATGTTCCCAGGTCACAACTCTTGTATGCTGTTTCACTTCCTAGCTCCACAACGCTGTGTAGTTCTGAATACTTAAAAactaacaagaaacaaaaaagattggTTAGTATTAAACCGGTCGATTTGATTATGAAATTGAGGGTAGAGAGAAACGTACCGATTTGGTCGCCGACTTTGAAAGATTGATCAGAAGaccaagaatcaaaatcaacggATTGTTCCCAGCCTTGGCTCCCGCCGATCACATGTCGTGCTGCTAACGCTGTCTTAACCGAAAGTAAACCGGAGAAAACCAAGATAACAAGAACTGCTTGCATTTTCATTGGTTTAGTGAATTGAACTCGGTTTTGATATATTCAAGTTAAACTTCTGCTAGCTCGTGTATATATAGGGGGAATGCATGGACATTAGTTGCGTAAGAGATctaggaagaagaaaaaaaagacgaaGCTTGGAGTTGAATGGAAGCTAAGATCTTTAGTGGTTGTagaatctttaaaaattagtgttatggttatttttgttagtttatgTGTGTTCAAGTAGAATGTATGCATCAGAATTGCCAAATAAGTTAAGAAGACAAGAAGCATACAACAAGCAAGATTCTTTATTACCTAACTTTCACCTAAAGCTTCTACttcctattttgtttttctttaatcctTCCATTCCATCGAGGCTTTTGAATGGTAACTGCGGAATCggggaaaataaaataaaacctaGACAAAAAAATGACAGAGCTTTACAGTTCGGAACCGGTGTTTCCTCTTGAGACCTTTGTTAGTTGcttcgttttgttttcttatcgTGTTATCTCGTATTCGTAGTTCTTTTAGTCgtagtttttcttgtttttctactTTCATTGTttactctttattttctctctcaaactTAAAAACggtagaaaatatttaatattaataaataaataaaaacggGCAGAAtggacataaaaaaaaatttgtgtgGTTGGATAAATTTTTGGGAATTCTATAATATACTACATtcttcaatatttataaattttatcatgAAATTGTTTCCCTAATACATGATTTAATATGATAAAAGGAATAATAAATTGTACAGTATTAAGTATTGAGTTAACTATTGAGAGTTTGAGACCTAAGAATAAAATTCTTTAGTGCACGAATTAATTATCAGCTATTTTAATGCTTgattaaactattaaatacATATGTTTAGTGGTGACAAATTTCATAAGCCAAGTCccaaaatttatcaaaacacAAGCAtctcattttcttcctttttacATTATCTCTTCACCTATTGATTCAATCTCTTATCATCAAAGATAATAGAGTGCCCTGTAAAATTCAGCAGAGCTTTTTTACTCTGAGAGCTCTGtatctctccctctctttctttcatataCAAAACATTTCCAAATTTCATAATCTCTACATCTCATTTCACAGCAACAACTGGAGTTTCagaactcatcttcttcctcctctccaTGAAACTTCCACCACATGAAGAGAAACCAGGAAGACAACGATGATGATGCCAGttagacttcttcttct from Arabidopsis thaliana chromosome 3, partial sequence includes these protein-coding regions:
- a CDS encoding Cupredoxin superfamily protein (Cupredoxin superfamily protein; FUNCTIONS IN: electron carrier activity, copper ion binding; LOCATED IN: anchored to membrane; EXPRESSED IN: 22 plant structures; EXPRESSED DURING: 12 growth stages; CONTAINS InterPro DOMAIN/s: Plastocyanin-like (InterPro:IPR003245), Cupredoxin (InterPro:IPR008972); BEST Arabidopsis thaliana protein match is: uclacyanin 1 (TAIR:AT2G32300.1); Has 1603 Blast hits to 1540 proteins in 96 species: Archae - 0; Bacteria - 21; Metazoa - 19; Fungi - 24; Plants - 1498; Viruses - 0; Other Eukaryotes - 41 (source: NCBI BLink).) yields the protein MKMQAVLVILVFSGLLSVKTALAARHVIGGSQGWEQSVDFDSWSSDQSFKVGDQIVFKYSELHSVVELGSETAYKSCDLGTSVNSLSSGNDVVKLSKTGTRYFACGTVGHCEQGMKIKVNVVSSDSKSASSPSGSGSGSDSGSGSGSSSGHGLRASTGYMFVVGSLVIGLIWAY